One region of Juglans regia cultivar Chandler chromosome 4, Walnut 2.0, whole genome shotgun sequence genomic DNA includes:
- the LOC109014431 gene encoding transcriptional corepressor LEUNIG-like — protein MAGSDDWDAEKMFELYLHDYLMKRKMHKTAAIFRNEANLGETHVDVVSPEGFLHEWWSMFYDVYASRQLGSQPAKEGGPVKMRIPSTIPQAAMNRHRPGQLPEDCLRRLAETFNPNLGPLDLNKPSFPMSAAVGSSHPQQQTHKRAQIQDISMEETTTTDPILYGTPEAELSIGSSYDAGFTFEEVITLQCSNGLSCCHFSSDGELLATAGNIRKVLIWDMETYGSVSTSEGHTHLITDLRFRPSSTLFATSSLDKTVTIWDAARPNKPLYKFLGHVQQVMSLDFHPQKLDLLCSCDQDNEIRLWNIKNYSCTRVSKGATKQVRFQPQFGKILATVERNIINLIDVETDSVQFYLKGHVKDILSICWDASGKYIASVSEDSARVWSAMSGGKCIHERLSSNGKKFQSCTFHPGYSQLLIIGGDQSLELWDPTENTKTCSVPAHDGLIAALADSPQTGMVASACHDDCVKLWK, from the exons ATGGCTGGGAGTGATGACTGGGATGCAGAGAAGAT GTTTGAGTTGTATTTGCATGATTATctgatgaaaaggaaaatgcacAAGACTGCTGCAATTTTCAGAAATGAAGCCAATCTTGGCGAAACTCACGTTG ATGTTGTTTCTCCCGAAGGATTCCTGCATGAATGGTGGTCGATGTTTTATGACGTATATGCCTCTAGGCAACTGGGGTCTCAGCCAGCCAAGGAAGGTGGCCCTGTTAAGATG AGAATCCCTTCAACAATCCCACAGGCAGCGATGAATCGGCACAGGCCCGGACAGTTACCGGAAGACTGTCTTAGACGTCTTGCTGAAACCTTTAATCCCAATTTGGGTCCACTTGATCTTAATAAACCGAGTTTCCCAATGTCAGCTGCAGTCGGTTCAAG CCATCCACAGCAACAAACTCATAAACGGGCTCAAATTCAG GACATTAGCATGGAGGAAACTACAACTACGGACCCCATTCTGTATGGAACACCAGAAGCCGAACTCTCAATTGGGTCATCATATGATGCAG GTTTCACTTTTGAAGAGGTTATTACCCTCCAATGCAGCAACGGCTTGTCGTGCTGCCACTTTTCATCAGATGGGGAGTTGTTAGCTACTGCAGGGAATATAAGGAAG GTTTTGATTTGGGACATGGAAACCTATGGTTCCGTTAGTACTTCGGAAGGGCATACTCATCTCATCACAGATCTTCGGTTTCGACCAAGTTCAACTCTTTTTGCTACTTCTTCCCTTGATAAAACCGTGACAATATGGGATGCAGCAAGG CCAAACAAACCGTTGTACAAGTTTCTTGGGCACGTTCAACAAGTAATGTCACTGGATTTCCACCCACAAAAGCTGGACCTCCTTTGCTCTTGTGATCAAGACAATGAGATTCGACTGTGGAATATCAAGAACTATTCTTGCACACGCGTCTCTAAG GGAGCTACTAAACAAGTCAGATTCCAGCCACAATTTGGAAAGATTTTGGCCACTGTTGAAAGAAACATTATCAATTTAATTGATGTAGAGACTGACAGTGTCCAGTTCTACTTGAAG GGACATGTCAAAGATATTCTTTCAATTTGTTGGGATGCTAGTGGGAAGTATATTGCCTCTGTTAGTGAAGACAGTGCACGAGTTTGGTCAGCTATGTCAGGCGGTAAATGCATACATGAACGTCTTAGTTCGAATGGCAAGAAATTCCAGTCATGCACATTTCATCCGGGATATTCACAGCTCCTTATCATTGGTGGTGATCAG TCTCTGGAGTTGTGGG
- the LOC109014430 gene encoding protein SMG7L-like isoform X2, with product MLANGTFQPGPTLIMTTSSPVPPNEQKEKHIFLTEVGNFEKQLWGLIYTKSLLHCDVQNLFRKVRFSYEKIILNDQEHVELQDVEYSLWKLHYKHIDEFRKIIKKVSANGESTKLVMTQNAGNVQSSDDKHIVGFKSFLSEAVEFYQNLIVKIRKCSSLPDDSSYKEGDICSSVEPKKTQKCQFLCHRFLVCLGDLARYREQYEKPDVQNHNWSVAASHYLEATMVWPDSGNPQNQLAVLAVYVGDEFLALYHCVRSLAVKEPFPDAWDNLILLFEKNRSSPMHSLCTEVHFDFLKPSERSYVQSKLQSSDDNMLKAENNCTVETDLWSLLIRTMSFFFIQSSLEEFPCAFASAMRELDAVMALDDTKLKAALESYQCLDSARTGPFRALQVASIYIFIIENLIHGPQVRRSKDKSDMEKLTWTQFAIAATFIFMGRLVDRCLKASQLDICPLLPAVLVFVEWLVDMLDEAKTFGVDEKCRSAMSYFFVVFIDLLKQFNVKGSEAMSPDGTPLWEDYELRGFAPVACSNLPLFFSTPWEHVDSFESGAECRAHRIINAAMRIAERSNDSGKLFLYDKSERKFYVGESDEISERKESEKVELPNSDLKVKEPSQDIYLATKESEEQILKACPNDPCVNGKSVATDEEEVILFKPLSRYNSAPLYTSIDTYGQMSPKDSGDEDVPSDECLRRAISLLNEQNQAQSDPLAFHADISYFRGNQSLKHQESHENDSSAYPLLEAPISAGPPSLSAWVFNGGSLSNDRGKTSNASKHSLKPIEEMAFTTMAGLSINKNEDSAIINYSSPTYLPPVPSAPLLPDDAVWFSGIQSNFVDCRTSGDGSGANDFSRASQVPSTSNWVAPHGHPDYGHSVGGFMNNYPPSCRMTSSEWLRQYRESHNSQQVSSYTLPVHCHAPENPGNFQHREVSNFGVFDPWGNPMVYNPSVYRESPPLCQAFPRVYGADELRREKLFHGYQRPIPLGCGAVTDLLIEPQPLLQYLKEREWGVLQDPGLRGPTYMGN from the exons ATGCTTGCTAATGGTACTTTTCAGCCTGGTCCAACTCTAATCATGACTACTAGTTCCCCTGTTCCACCAAATgaacagaaagaaaaacacatttttctCACTGAG GTTGGTAACTTCGAAAAACAATTGTGGGGATTGATTTACACCAAAAGTCTATTGCACTGCGATGTTCAAAACTTGTTTCGCAAAGTTCGTTTCAGTTATGAGAAAATCATTCTAAATGATCAAGAGCATGTGGAACTTCAAGATGTTGAATATTCCTTGTGGAAACTTCACTATAAGCATATTGATGAGTTTCGTAAGATAATAAAGAAAGTTTCTGCAAATGGAGAGAGCACAAAACTGGTAATGACGCAAAATGCTGGCAATGTGCAGAGTAGTGATGATAAACACATAGTAGGATTTAAGTCATTTCTCTCTGAAGCAGTGGAGTTTTACCAAAATTTGATTGTGAAAATCAGAAAATGTTCTAGCCTTCCTGATGATTCCTCTTATAAAGAGGGTGACATATGTTCTTCTGTTGAACcaaaaaagacccagaaatgcCAATTTTTATGCCATAGATTTTTAGTATGTCTTGGGGATCTTGCTAGATACCGAGAACAGTATGAAAAACCTGATGTTCAAAATCATAACTGGTCAGTTGCAGCTTCCCACTACCTGGAAGCAACAATGGTTTGGCCAGATAGTGGAAACCCCCAGAATCAG TTGGCGGTATTGGCTGTATATGTTGGCGATGAGTTCCTTGCTTTGTACCACTGTGTAAGAAGTTTAGCCGTCAAAGAACCTTTCCCTGACGCCTGGGATAACCTGATTTTACTCTTTGAGAAG AACAGGTCATCTCCAATGCATTCCCTTTGTACAGAAGTCCACTTTGACTTCCTAAAACCTTCTGAAAGAAGCTATGTCCAGAGCAAGTTACAATCAAGCGATGACAATATGTTGAAAGCTGAAAACAATTGCACAGTGGAAACAGACTTATGGTCTCTTCTTATCAGAACTATGAGTTTCTTTTTCATACAATCCAG TTTGGAGGAATTCCCTTGTGCCTTTGCATCTGCCATGAGAGAGTTGGATGCTGTGATGGCACTAGATGATACAAAACTAAAAGCTGCATTGGAATCCTATCAGTGTTTGGATTCAGCTAGAACGGGCCCTTTTCGAGCACTACAAGTTGCttctatatatatctttatcatAGAGAACCTAATTCATGGTCCCCAAGTAAGAAGGTCAAAAGATAAAAGTGATATGGAAAAGCTTACGTGGACACAATTTGCAATAGCTGCCACATTCATTTTCATGGGACGCCTTGTTGATAGATGTTTGAAGGCTAGTCAATTGGATATTTGCCCACTTTTACCAGCTGtgcttgtatttgtggagtggTTGGTGGACATGCTTGATGAAGCAAAAACGTTTGGGGTTGATGAAAAATGTAGAAGTGCCATGTCTTACttttttgttgtgtttattGACCTTCTGAAGCAGTTCAATGTTAAAGGGAGTGAAGCCATGTCTCCGGATGGTACTCCGCTTTGGGAAGACTATGAATTGAGAGGCTTTGCACCGGTAGCATGTTCAAATTtgccattatttttttcaactccttGGGAACACGTAGACAGTTTTGAAAGTGGTGCTGAATGTCGTGCTCACCGCATCATTAATGCTGCAATGAGGATTGCAGAAAGATCAAATGATTCTGGAAAGTTGTTTTTGTATGATAAATCAGAAAGAAAATTCTACGTTGGAGAGTCAGATGAAATTTCAGAGAGAAAAGAATCAGAAAAAGTAGAGTTACCCAATTCTGATCTTAAAGTCAAAGAGCCTAGCCAGGATATTTACTTGGCCACAAAAGAAAGCGAGGAACAGATCCTGAAGGCATGTCCAAATGACCCCTGTGTGAATGGTAAATCAGTTGCCACAGATGAGGAAGAAGTCATTCTTTTCAAACCTCTCTCGAGGTATAACTCAGCACCACTGTACACTTCTATTGACACGTATGGTCAAATGTCTCCAAAAGATTCAGGGGATGAAGATGTACCTTCTGATGAATGCTTGCGCCGAGCTATATCACTACTTAATGAGCAAAACCAGGCCCAGAGTGATCCTTTAGCTTTCCATGCTGACATCTCTTATTTCCGGGGCAACCAGTCATTGAAGCATCAGGAGTCTCACGAGAATGATTCATCAGCATACCCATTGTTAGAAGCCCCCATCTCTGCTGGGCCTCCCTCGCTCAGTGCTTGGGTCTTCAATGGAGGAAGTTTGAGCAATGATAGGGGGAAGACAAGTAATGCGAGTAAGCATAGCCTTAAGCCTATTGAGGAAATGGCTTTTACAACCATGGCTGGTCTTTCCATAAACAAAAATGAGGATTCTGCAATCATCAATTACTCATCTCCTACTTACCTACCTCCAGTGCCTTCTGCTCCATTATTGCCCGATGATGCTGTTTGGTTTAGTGGCATTCAATCTAACTTTGTGGACTGCAGAACCTCTGGAGATGGTAGTGGAGCAAATGATTTTTCCAGAGCATCGCAGGTACCAAGCACTTCAAATTGGGTTGCTCCTCATGGGCATCCTGATTATGGTCACAGTGTCGGCGGTTTCATGAATAATTACCCACCTTCATGTCGAATGACTTCTTCTGAATGGCTTCGTCAATACAGAGAAAGTCACAATTCTCAGCAAGTCAGTAGTTATACATTGCCGGTTCATTGTCATGCTCCTGAGAACCCCGGAAACTTCCAACATCGTGAAGTTTccaattttggtgtttttgatCCATGGGGAAATCCTATGGTTTATAATCCAAGTGTATATAGGGAGAGCCCGCCACTGTGTCAGGCTTTTCCTCGTGTTTATGGTGCAGATGAACTCCGAAGGGAGAAGCTCTTTCATGGTTACCAAAGACCTATCCCCTTAGGATGTGGTGCTGTGACAGACCTCTTAATTGAGCCGCAGCCACTTTTGCAGTAtctgaaagagagagaatggggAGTCCTGCAAGATCCTGGCCTTAGAGGTCCTACATACATGGGAAATTAG
- the LOC109014430 gene encoding protein SMG7L-like isoform X3: MTTSSPVPPNEQKEKHIFLTEVGNFEKQLWGLIYTKSLLHCDVQNLFRKVRFSYEKIILNDQEHVELQDVEYSLWKLHYKHIDEFRKIIKKVSANGESTKLVMTQNAGNVQSSDDKHIVGFKSFLSEAVEFYQNLIVKIRKCSSLPDDSSYKEGDICSSVEPKKTQKCQFLCHRFLVCLGDLARYREQYEKPDVQNHNWSVAASHYLEATMVWPDSGNPQNQLAVLAVYVGDEFLALYHCVRSLAVKEPFPDAWDNLILLFEKNRSSPMHSLCTEVHFDFLKPSERSYVQSKLQSSDDNMLKAENNCTVETDLWSLLIRTMSFFFIQSSLEEFPCAFASAMRELDAVMALDDTKLKAALESYQCLDSARTGPFRALQVASIYIFIIENLIHGPQVRRSKDKSDMEKLTWTQFAIAATFIFMGRLVDRCLKASQLDICPLLPAVLVFVEWLVDMLDEAKTFGVDEKCRSAMSYFFVVFIDLLKQFNVKGSEAMSPDGTPLWEDYELRGFAPVACSNLPLFFSTPWEHVDSFESGAECRAHRIINAAMRIAERSNDSGKLFLYDKSERKFYVGESDEISERKESEKVELPNSDLKVKEPSQDIYLATKESEEQILKACPNDPCVNGKSVATDEEEVILFKPLSRYNSAPLYTSIDTYGQMSPKDSGDEDVPSDECLRRAISLLNEQNQAQSDPLAFHADISYFRGNQSLKHQESHENDSSAYPLLEAPISAGPPSLSAWVFNGGSLSNDRGKTSNASKHSLKPIEEMAFTTMAGLSINKNEDSAIINYSSPTYLPPVPSAPLLPDDAVWFSGIQSNFVDCRTSGDGSGANDFSRASQVPSTSNWVAPHGHPDYGHSVGGFMNNYPPSCRMTSSEWLRQYRESHNSQQVSSYTLPVHCHAPENPGNFQHREVSNFGVFDPWGNPMVYNPSVYRESPPLCQAFPRVYGADELRREKLFHGYQRPIPLGCGAVTDLLIEPQPLLQYLKEREWGVLQDPGLRGPTYMGN, translated from the exons ATGACTACTAGTTCCCCTGTTCCACCAAATgaacagaaagaaaaacacatttttctCACTGAG GTTGGTAACTTCGAAAAACAATTGTGGGGATTGATTTACACCAAAAGTCTATTGCACTGCGATGTTCAAAACTTGTTTCGCAAAGTTCGTTTCAGTTATGAGAAAATCATTCTAAATGATCAAGAGCATGTGGAACTTCAAGATGTTGAATATTCCTTGTGGAAACTTCACTATAAGCATATTGATGAGTTTCGTAAGATAATAAAGAAAGTTTCTGCAAATGGAGAGAGCACAAAACTGGTAATGACGCAAAATGCTGGCAATGTGCAGAGTAGTGATGATAAACACATAGTAGGATTTAAGTCATTTCTCTCTGAAGCAGTGGAGTTTTACCAAAATTTGATTGTGAAAATCAGAAAATGTTCTAGCCTTCCTGATGATTCCTCTTATAAAGAGGGTGACATATGTTCTTCTGTTGAACcaaaaaagacccagaaatgcCAATTTTTATGCCATAGATTTTTAGTATGTCTTGGGGATCTTGCTAGATACCGAGAACAGTATGAAAAACCTGATGTTCAAAATCATAACTGGTCAGTTGCAGCTTCCCACTACCTGGAAGCAACAATGGTTTGGCCAGATAGTGGAAACCCCCAGAATCAG TTGGCGGTATTGGCTGTATATGTTGGCGATGAGTTCCTTGCTTTGTACCACTGTGTAAGAAGTTTAGCCGTCAAAGAACCTTTCCCTGACGCCTGGGATAACCTGATTTTACTCTTTGAGAAG AACAGGTCATCTCCAATGCATTCCCTTTGTACAGAAGTCCACTTTGACTTCCTAAAACCTTCTGAAAGAAGCTATGTCCAGAGCAAGTTACAATCAAGCGATGACAATATGTTGAAAGCTGAAAACAATTGCACAGTGGAAACAGACTTATGGTCTCTTCTTATCAGAACTATGAGTTTCTTTTTCATACAATCCAG TTTGGAGGAATTCCCTTGTGCCTTTGCATCTGCCATGAGAGAGTTGGATGCTGTGATGGCACTAGATGATACAAAACTAAAAGCTGCATTGGAATCCTATCAGTGTTTGGATTCAGCTAGAACGGGCCCTTTTCGAGCACTACAAGTTGCttctatatatatctttatcatAGAGAACCTAATTCATGGTCCCCAAGTAAGAAGGTCAAAAGATAAAAGTGATATGGAAAAGCTTACGTGGACACAATTTGCAATAGCTGCCACATTCATTTTCATGGGACGCCTTGTTGATAGATGTTTGAAGGCTAGTCAATTGGATATTTGCCCACTTTTACCAGCTGtgcttgtatttgtggagtggTTGGTGGACATGCTTGATGAAGCAAAAACGTTTGGGGTTGATGAAAAATGTAGAAGTGCCATGTCTTACttttttgttgtgtttattGACCTTCTGAAGCAGTTCAATGTTAAAGGGAGTGAAGCCATGTCTCCGGATGGTACTCCGCTTTGGGAAGACTATGAATTGAGAGGCTTTGCACCGGTAGCATGTTCAAATTtgccattatttttttcaactccttGGGAACACGTAGACAGTTTTGAAAGTGGTGCTGAATGTCGTGCTCACCGCATCATTAATGCTGCAATGAGGATTGCAGAAAGATCAAATGATTCTGGAAAGTTGTTTTTGTATGATAAATCAGAAAGAAAATTCTACGTTGGAGAGTCAGATGAAATTTCAGAGAGAAAAGAATCAGAAAAAGTAGAGTTACCCAATTCTGATCTTAAAGTCAAAGAGCCTAGCCAGGATATTTACTTGGCCACAAAAGAAAGCGAGGAACAGATCCTGAAGGCATGTCCAAATGACCCCTGTGTGAATGGTAAATCAGTTGCCACAGATGAGGAAGAAGTCATTCTTTTCAAACCTCTCTCGAGGTATAACTCAGCACCACTGTACACTTCTATTGACACGTATGGTCAAATGTCTCCAAAAGATTCAGGGGATGAAGATGTACCTTCTGATGAATGCTTGCGCCGAGCTATATCACTACTTAATGAGCAAAACCAGGCCCAGAGTGATCCTTTAGCTTTCCATGCTGACATCTCTTATTTCCGGGGCAACCAGTCATTGAAGCATCAGGAGTCTCACGAGAATGATTCATCAGCATACCCATTGTTAGAAGCCCCCATCTCTGCTGGGCCTCCCTCGCTCAGTGCTTGGGTCTTCAATGGAGGAAGTTTGAGCAATGATAGGGGGAAGACAAGTAATGCGAGTAAGCATAGCCTTAAGCCTATTGAGGAAATGGCTTTTACAACCATGGCTGGTCTTTCCATAAACAAAAATGAGGATTCTGCAATCATCAATTACTCATCTCCTACTTACCTACCTCCAGTGCCTTCTGCTCCATTATTGCCCGATGATGCTGTTTGGTTTAGTGGCATTCAATCTAACTTTGTGGACTGCAGAACCTCTGGAGATGGTAGTGGAGCAAATGATTTTTCCAGAGCATCGCAGGTACCAAGCACTTCAAATTGGGTTGCTCCTCATGGGCATCCTGATTATGGTCACAGTGTCGGCGGTTTCATGAATAATTACCCACCTTCATGTCGAATGACTTCTTCTGAATGGCTTCGTCAATACAGAGAAAGTCACAATTCTCAGCAAGTCAGTAGTTATACATTGCCGGTTCATTGTCATGCTCCTGAGAACCCCGGAAACTTCCAACATCGTGAAGTTTccaattttggtgtttttgatCCATGGGGAAATCCTATGGTTTATAATCCAAGTGTATATAGGGAGAGCCCGCCACTGTGTCAGGCTTTTCCTCGTGTTTATGGTGCAGATGAACTCCGAAGGGAGAAGCTCTTTCATGGTTACCAAAGACCTATCCCCTTAGGATGTGGTGCTGTGACAGACCTCTTAATTGAGCCGCAGCCACTTTTGCAGTAtctgaaagagagagaatggggAGTCCTGCAAGATCCTGGCCTTAGAGGTCCTACATACATGGGAAATTAG
- the LOC109014430 gene encoding protein SMG7L-like isoform X1, with the protein MSSSATFYFVCFTTEAVEPGPTLIMTTSSPVPPNEQKEKHIFLTEVGNFEKQLWGLIYTKSLLHCDVQNLFRKVRFSYEKIILNDQEHVELQDVEYSLWKLHYKHIDEFRKIIKKVSANGESTKLVMTQNAGNVQSSDDKHIVGFKSFLSEAVEFYQNLIVKIRKCSSLPDDSSYKEGDICSSVEPKKTQKCQFLCHRFLVCLGDLARYREQYEKPDVQNHNWSVAASHYLEATMVWPDSGNPQNQLAVLAVYVGDEFLALYHCVRSLAVKEPFPDAWDNLILLFEKNRSSPMHSLCTEVHFDFLKPSERSYVQSKLQSSDDNMLKAENNCTVETDLWSLLIRTMSFFFIQSSLEEFPCAFASAMRELDAVMALDDTKLKAALESYQCLDSARTGPFRALQVASIYIFIIENLIHGPQVRRSKDKSDMEKLTWTQFAIAATFIFMGRLVDRCLKASQLDICPLLPAVLVFVEWLVDMLDEAKTFGVDEKCRSAMSYFFVVFIDLLKQFNVKGSEAMSPDGTPLWEDYELRGFAPVACSNLPLFFSTPWEHVDSFESGAECRAHRIINAAMRIAERSNDSGKLFLYDKSERKFYVGESDEISERKESEKVELPNSDLKVKEPSQDIYLATKESEEQILKACPNDPCVNGKSVATDEEEVILFKPLSRYNSAPLYTSIDTYGQMSPKDSGDEDVPSDECLRRAISLLNEQNQAQSDPLAFHADISYFRGNQSLKHQESHENDSSAYPLLEAPISAGPPSLSAWVFNGGSLSNDRGKTSNASKHSLKPIEEMAFTTMAGLSINKNEDSAIINYSSPTYLPPVPSAPLLPDDAVWFSGIQSNFVDCRTSGDGSGANDFSRASQVPSTSNWVAPHGHPDYGHSVGGFMNNYPPSCRMTSSEWLRQYRESHNSQQVSSYTLPVHCHAPENPGNFQHREVSNFGVFDPWGNPMVYNPSVYRESPPLCQAFPRVYGADELRREKLFHGYQRPIPLGCGAVTDLLIEPQPLLQYLKEREWGVLQDPGLRGPTYMGN; encoded by the exons ATGTCATCATCAGCCACCTTTTACTTTGTCTGTTTCACAACTGAAGCTGTAGAG CCTGGTCCAACTCTAATCATGACTACTAGTTCCCCTGTTCCACCAAATgaacagaaagaaaaacacatttttctCACTGAG GTTGGTAACTTCGAAAAACAATTGTGGGGATTGATTTACACCAAAAGTCTATTGCACTGCGATGTTCAAAACTTGTTTCGCAAAGTTCGTTTCAGTTATGAGAAAATCATTCTAAATGATCAAGAGCATGTGGAACTTCAAGATGTTGAATATTCCTTGTGGAAACTTCACTATAAGCATATTGATGAGTTTCGTAAGATAATAAAGAAAGTTTCTGCAAATGGAGAGAGCACAAAACTGGTAATGACGCAAAATGCTGGCAATGTGCAGAGTAGTGATGATAAACACATAGTAGGATTTAAGTCATTTCTCTCTGAAGCAGTGGAGTTTTACCAAAATTTGATTGTGAAAATCAGAAAATGTTCTAGCCTTCCTGATGATTCCTCTTATAAAGAGGGTGACATATGTTCTTCTGTTGAACcaaaaaagacccagaaatgcCAATTTTTATGCCATAGATTTTTAGTATGTCTTGGGGATCTTGCTAGATACCGAGAACAGTATGAAAAACCTGATGTTCAAAATCATAACTGGTCAGTTGCAGCTTCCCACTACCTGGAAGCAACAATGGTTTGGCCAGATAGTGGAAACCCCCAGAATCAG TTGGCGGTATTGGCTGTATATGTTGGCGATGAGTTCCTTGCTTTGTACCACTGTGTAAGAAGTTTAGCCGTCAAAGAACCTTTCCCTGACGCCTGGGATAACCTGATTTTACTCTTTGAGAAG AACAGGTCATCTCCAATGCATTCCCTTTGTACAGAAGTCCACTTTGACTTCCTAAAACCTTCTGAAAGAAGCTATGTCCAGAGCAAGTTACAATCAAGCGATGACAATATGTTGAAAGCTGAAAACAATTGCACAGTGGAAACAGACTTATGGTCTCTTCTTATCAGAACTATGAGTTTCTTTTTCATACAATCCAG TTTGGAGGAATTCCCTTGTGCCTTTGCATCTGCCATGAGAGAGTTGGATGCTGTGATGGCACTAGATGATACAAAACTAAAAGCTGCATTGGAATCCTATCAGTGTTTGGATTCAGCTAGAACGGGCCCTTTTCGAGCACTACAAGTTGCttctatatatatctttatcatAGAGAACCTAATTCATGGTCCCCAAGTAAGAAGGTCAAAAGATAAAAGTGATATGGAAAAGCTTACGTGGACACAATTTGCAATAGCTGCCACATTCATTTTCATGGGACGCCTTGTTGATAGATGTTTGAAGGCTAGTCAATTGGATATTTGCCCACTTTTACCAGCTGtgcttgtatttgtggagtggTTGGTGGACATGCTTGATGAAGCAAAAACGTTTGGGGTTGATGAAAAATGTAGAAGTGCCATGTCTTACttttttgttgtgtttattGACCTTCTGAAGCAGTTCAATGTTAAAGGGAGTGAAGCCATGTCTCCGGATGGTACTCCGCTTTGGGAAGACTATGAATTGAGAGGCTTTGCACCGGTAGCATGTTCAAATTtgccattatttttttcaactccttGGGAACACGTAGACAGTTTTGAAAGTGGTGCTGAATGTCGTGCTCACCGCATCATTAATGCTGCAATGAGGATTGCAGAAAGATCAAATGATTCTGGAAAGTTGTTTTTGTATGATAAATCAGAAAGAAAATTCTACGTTGGAGAGTCAGATGAAATTTCAGAGAGAAAAGAATCAGAAAAAGTAGAGTTACCCAATTCTGATCTTAAAGTCAAAGAGCCTAGCCAGGATATTTACTTGGCCACAAAAGAAAGCGAGGAACAGATCCTGAAGGCATGTCCAAATGACCCCTGTGTGAATGGTAAATCAGTTGCCACAGATGAGGAAGAAGTCATTCTTTTCAAACCTCTCTCGAGGTATAACTCAGCACCACTGTACACTTCTATTGACACGTATGGTCAAATGTCTCCAAAAGATTCAGGGGATGAAGATGTACCTTCTGATGAATGCTTGCGCCGAGCTATATCACTACTTAATGAGCAAAACCAGGCCCAGAGTGATCCTTTAGCTTTCCATGCTGACATCTCTTATTTCCGGGGCAACCAGTCATTGAAGCATCAGGAGTCTCACGAGAATGATTCATCAGCATACCCATTGTTAGAAGCCCCCATCTCTGCTGGGCCTCCCTCGCTCAGTGCTTGGGTCTTCAATGGAGGAAGTTTGAGCAATGATAGGGGGAAGACAAGTAATGCGAGTAAGCATAGCCTTAAGCCTATTGAGGAAATGGCTTTTACAACCATGGCTGGTCTTTCCATAAACAAAAATGAGGATTCTGCAATCATCAATTACTCATCTCCTACTTACCTACCTCCAGTGCCTTCTGCTCCATTATTGCCCGATGATGCTGTTTGGTTTAGTGGCATTCAATCTAACTTTGTGGACTGCAGAACCTCTGGAGATGGTAGTGGAGCAAATGATTTTTCCAGAGCATCGCAGGTACCAAGCACTTCAAATTGGGTTGCTCCTCATGGGCATCCTGATTATGGTCACAGTGTCGGCGGTTTCATGAATAATTACCCACCTTCATGTCGAATGACTTCTTCTGAATGGCTTCGTCAATACAGAGAAAGTCACAATTCTCAGCAAGTCAGTAGTTATACATTGCCGGTTCATTGTCATGCTCCTGAGAACCCCGGAAACTTCCAACATCGTGAAGTTTccaattttggtgtttttgatCCATGGGGAAATCCTATGGTTTATAATCCAAGTGTATATAGGGAGAGCCCGCCACTGTGTCAGGCTTTTCCTCGTGTTTATGGTGCAGATGAACTCCGAAGGGAGAAGCTCTTTCATGGTTACCAAAGACCTATCCCCTTAGGATGTGGTGCTGTGACAGACCTCTTAATTGAGCCGCAGCCACTTTTGCAGTAtctgaaagagagagaatggggAGTCCTGCAAGATCCTGGCCTTAGAGGTCCTACATACATGGGAAATTAG
- the LOC109014437 gene encoding protein RALF-like 19, which yields MEYKPWLIFLLLALAVVAESSTFHAPDGWGINKVGTGSCNGVVGDCIGEENEMLMDSHHGRDLAQRKKYISYGALKANSVPCGRRGNSYYNCQKRKRANPYKRSCNAITHCARITD from the coding sequence ATGGAATATAAGCCTTGGCTAATATTCCTCCTCCTTGCCTTGGCCGTGGTGGCCGAGTCGTCTACATTCCATGCGCCCGACGGCTGGGGTATCAACAAAGTTGGCACAGGCTCATGCAATGGCGTAGTGGGTGACTGCATTGGCGAGGAGAATGAGATGCTGATGGATTCTCATCATGGCCGAGATCTTGCGCAGCGCAAGAAGTACATCAGCTATGGAGCTCTGAAGGCCAACTCGGTTCCATGCGGCCGCCGCGGCAACTCCTACTACAACTGTCAAAAGAGGAAAAGGGCTAATCCTTATAAGCGCAGTTGCAACGCCATTACACATTGTGCCAGGATCACTGATTga